Part of the Lolium rigidum isolate FL_2022 chromosome 6, APGP_CSIRO_Lrig_0.1, whole genome shotgun sequence genome, tcttgtagacgagtgttgggcctcgaagagcgagaggtttgtagaacagcggcaagtttcccttaagtggatcacccaaggtttatcgaactcggggaggaagaggtcaaagatatccctctcatgcaaccactgcaaccacaaagcaagaagtctcttgtgtccccaacacacctaataggtgcactagttcggcgaagagatagtgaaatacgggtggtataaataagtatgagcgagtggcaacggcaccggaaaagtgctttgcccgggacgatgaaacaagcgagtagtaacgctgacaatagtaacgcgataaaacgagtaaacaagcggcgatatcggtatttaggaacaaggcctagggattagactttcactagtggacactctcaacattgatcacataacggaatagataaatgcatactctacactctcttgttggatgatgaacaccactaattgcgtaggattacacgaaccctcaatgccggagttaacaagctccacaatattcaatgttcatatttaaataaccttagagtgcatgaaagatcaacacaactaaaccaagtactaacatagcatgcacactcgtcaccttcacactatgtaggaggaatagatcacatcaataccatcatagcaatagttaacttcataatctacaagagatcataatcatagcctacgccaagtactaacacggatgcacacacttgtcaccattacaccgtgcgagaggaataaaactactttaataacatcactagagtagcacacggataaattgtgatacaaaacacattgcaatcataaagagatataaataagcacttcactatgccattcataacggcgaataagtattccgtgaaatatagcctaagagacccacacggtgcacaccttgtcacctttacacacgtgggacaaggagtctcccggagatcacataagtaaaacccacttgactagcataatgacatctagattacaagcatcatcatatgaatctcaatcatataaggcagctcatgagattattgtattgaagcaaataggagagagattaaccacatagctaccggtacagcccttagcctcgatggagaactactccctcctcatgggagacagcagcggtgatgaagatggcggtggtgttgatggagaagccttccggggcacttccccgtcccggcggcgtgccggaacggagactctgtccccggatcttggcttcgcgatggcggcggctgcggaaggtttctcgtaccgtggtttttccgtatcgaggttttaggtcggggacctttttataggcgaagaggcggcgtcggaaggtcaacgaggcggtgacacgctagggggcgcggcccgaggccacggccgcgccaccctgtcgtccggggcccacggggccctcctccggcggctctcgggtgttccggaagcttcgtggaaaaataggatcttcgggcgttgatttcgtccgattcgagaatatttccttactaggatttcggaaccaaaaacagcagaaaacgagagctggcccttcggcatctcgtcaataggttagttccggaaaatgcataaatatgacatataatgtgtataaaatatgtgagtatcatcaataaagtagcatgaaacataagaaattatcgatacgtcggagatgtatcatacACCGACCTGATCTGTGGGTGCAAGACACCGCACACCCCCCACGACCCGGGTGGctcaatgggccgcggcccattgcatcaggtgagtttcttttttcttttttttctgttttttcttttctgtttatattttctgttttaaaaTCTAGAAATTTTGAAAGAATTTTTCGAGAAAAATTATTTCgcaaaatttgaacagttttttgaaaactgaacaatttttaaatttgaaactttttttaactgaacagtttcaaatttgaaccatttTAAATTTTATACAGTTTTTAAATCTaaacaattttgaaatttgaacatttcttGATATTTTTTTcgaatatgaacaattttttagCTCAATCAATTTTCGAAAATTGAACGTTTtctgaatatgaacaaattttaaatttaaacaatttttaagatttgaacatttttcgaatttgaatgatttccagatttgaacatttttcgaatttgaacaaattttagatttaaactttttaattttgaacaaaaaggaaaataaacagaaaagaaacaaaaaccaaaaaaccaaaaaaagaaacagaaaataaaaaggaaaataaaatatataaaaaaagaaaaaaacagaaatataCGCTAAATGGGCCGACCAGACCGGCCATTACCGCGCGCGGATGGTGTGCGGCGTGCGATAacggccgacctggtcggtgtgcaGGGAATTGCCGTCCCGTTTCTCTTTTTGCGGGAGGAGGTTGCGAATCGATCCTCATCActccaagaaaaaaaaatcgGAACTTGATCAACCAAATGCAGCAAAACCCCACCGGACGATACCACAAACACCACCCTCGGCCGGCCCCGAAGTGGCAAAATCGTCGGCGGAGCCGGAGGCAGCCCTGGTGAGCGGAAATGGCGATGGGGAGGAGCCTGCCGCAGCTCCGGTCTCTCCTCGCGCAGCAAGCCCTCCGCACCGCCATTCCTAAACCCAGAACCCTGCCCATCCCCCACAGCCGCTTCCTCCACAGCTcctccccgccggcggccgcatcCCGCTCCCCGATGTCCCACTTCCCGTGGCGCAGCGCCGGCACGCTCCTGCCGGTGAGcgcagcggcggctgcggcggccgcccgGGCCGCTGCCAAGCGGTGGctggccgcgcgcgccgccgggtCGCTCGAGCTCTTCTCGCTGCAGCGAAAGGGATCCGCCCGATGCCCCCCTTCGTCGTCCACATCCCCACGCCGCGGTCTCTGGTGAGGATCTGTCTGCTGCTCGTTTTCATCAGTAAAAAAGCAGCATTTGGTTGTTGTTTGGTCGTTTTGGTCTAATTTTCGTGTCTCCGGAAGGGCGCGCTTTGTTCCATCGGCGGACGGGGCGGTGCTGATGCTCATGGTGGCCAATGTGGCCGTGTACATGCTCTGGCAGAAGGCCGATCCGGGTTTCATGAGGGATCATTTTACGGTTAGTGCTCAATCCGAGGTTCTTCACTTCGATCCCACTGCTGGTTGATAGAATTGGGATTTAATTGATTGTTGTGGTGAACAGATTTCGCTGGAGAATCTCCGCAGCGGGAGGTTGCACACGCTGCTCACCAGCGCCTTCAGCCACGCGGAGCCACGGCACCTCTTCAGCAACATGatgtttctcttcttcttcggttCAACCGTAAGGAGTTCTCTCCTCTGTTTGTTGTTGCATGCTAGAAATATGCCCTGTATGCGTTTGGAGTATAATGCGGATACAGTCCTGCCTGGTGTCCCCTCTGTGCAGTGCACCACCTTGTGGTCAAAATGTTATCCTCCTGTTTCCTAAAAACCGAATGCAAAGTAGCATGGTGTTTACGTCCCCAAACATTTTATATCAGTGTATCGATGTCGCAAGCCGAACCAACATTATCTTACTGAACTTAAACTGAGACATAACCAATGAATTGTCGTAATAAAATAGCTTAATGAAATAATGCTTTTCCGAACTGCGCCTTTTCATTGGATTGTAAAATGTAAATACTACTACTACCCCCGTTTCGAAATGTAAGTCTTTTTACAAAGCtaatttagctttctaaaaaggcttacATTTTGGAAGGGAGGTAGTAGTAACAACCCCGTGCGCCTGCACAGTTTAGCAGATTTAGAAAGAATTCACAACAAACTTTTTGGACCAACTGTGCTTAACATAAAAGGGAACGCATTTGAAATAATATTAATTAGAAGTCAGTATTGATCCTTTGAGCAAGTGTACTGCATTAAATCTGTAGAGCTATATGTGTGTTTTCCAGGCTATAAGCATTGTTTCCATAAAATTGCAGTGCGGTGGTGGCTGGTCATGGTAGTAATGCTATAGAAATTTATATTTAGCAATATTTAATATATTAGTACCCAGTGGCTATGGCTTAATTGTGGACCCGTATGTGCTTTATCTGGCATAAGATTCAACAGATCAATTAACTGAATTTTATACGTAAATAAAAGTTTGATCATGTGACACAGGAGATGTTTTTATTTCTTTGTCAATTGATGAACGCATAGAAGTAGCGGAATCTGTGCAATCAATATGGTAGATTTATATTACTCCAGTTAAAGGGGGTAGATattgtttttataaaaaataaatatGAAAGTTTTTAATAAAACATAGAAGGAAATGTCGTAAACATATTATATATTGGTGAATTTTCTTAATTATAATCATGGAGCAGAAGGAATCATATTTCACCAATTAGTTCATTATTAGAACTATAGGCAAAATTGCACCAGTTACCTCTGTAAGGCAAAGGAAGGTATTTTACATATACAAATAATTTGTATCATTTCAAATTAGAATCATTTGACTAAAATTAGAATACACACAAAATGTTCTATCAGTAACATGTACCCGGCCATACATAATAACATATGGAGGTCTTCTATGCTCTCCTTTTTAAGATAATGTGGTGTCTTGTATATGAGATCTTGAATCCCTACATAATCTAGCAACAAAGTATGGGCACATACTTTTTTCGTGCACGATATGTATATTAAATAATGTTAGTATCTATTATTGCAATCTTTAGTTATAAATATACGTCTCTAAATAGTCAAATTATTAATTTTATGAAAAAAATATTTCAGtgttaagtttcaaaaaattgaTCTTACCTTTTCTTCTAACTAAATATATTTTGTAAGATATTTTTGCTGGTTATTATTTGTATGATTATATGTGTGGTTCAAACTGTAATACTCCACGTATATCACGATACAAGTATTTTTAGGAAACTGTTATATACAAGTATTACGAAAAAGTCAAATCCTAACTATTTATATACAGCTCTAAATATGTGTGAGCTTATCCTGGTGGAAAGCACGCGACCGTCCTTGTGTGAGGCCACGAGTTAATCCTAGGACTCTAGTCTTGCTGGCAGGGTGACACAAAATGTACGGTGATTTGCATGAAGCGGCTGCATTTTAGACACTCCGGCTTCTCGTATGAACAAACTTTGGAAAGTTCATTGTACACCACTGATTTTAATCACATTCTTGTGATCAAACCCAGCTGCATCCCTAAATGATGATACTTTTACCACCAAGCTTTTTCGTTCATTAATAAAATAACATTCAACTGGTTTGAATTGACAATGTTTTGTGAGATCCAAGTTCTTCAAATGACATACTAATGATGCTGAATTTAGTAGTTTCAAAATTTCGAGGGTATATATAGAAGTCAACCCAATAGTTGTGTATTGATCAGGGCCCAATGCAGAAATGCTATGAATGCTATCTTTGCAGGTCCAGTAAACCAGTAGACCTAAACCAAGAACAGCTTCAGTATGAGATGGTGTCTAACATTATTGATACATCTATGTATGATAGGGTTTGTCTATTGCAATGAAAAGAAAACATTGCACCTAAGTTTCCCTTTAACGAATAATTGCATGGTTTTCACCGAGCTATGTTGTTTTTCTTTGGATCCATCT contains:
- the LOC124659850 gene encoding RHOMBOID-like protein 12, mitochondrial; translated protein: MAMGRSLPQLRSLLAQQALRTAIPKPRTLPIPHSRFLHSSSPPAAASRSPMSHFPWRSAGTLLPVSAAAAAAAARAAAKRWLAARAAGSLELFSLQRKGSARCPPSSSTSPRRGLWARFVPSADGAVLMLMVANVAVYMLWQKADPGFMRDHFTISLENLRSGRLHTLLTSAFSHAEPRHLFSNMMFLFFFGSTISSSFGPAFLSKLYIAGALVGSTFYLVEKAFAGPGKQGHVEGESSRTSGLGASAAVNAIFFLYTFLNPKGRVYLYFLVPVPAAALGVCWIALDLLRVREGERRASGFFHFGGTVVAALAWARLRKGWI